A genomic segment from Lytechinus variegatus isolate NC3 chromosome 10, Lvar_3.0, whole genome shotgun sequence encodes:
- the LOC121422588 gene encoding uncharacterized protein LOC121422588, producing MADNVKTDQWRWKNSSEHDHSRRDEIRHHGENQDNSVVLRKKNRDQRRRQEKMKKRWSVRPDVNLTLVPQGMQCKIITAVVFIFFGLFLTAAGVVIVIILKNISHVVWSLGIGMLVLGVVILVVGLFYMLFKCCFRTSTRYKQYKAQFKSDGKYQMSDVSEQSPEIKRSPVKSSMQYTHQGTSSNHQSHMGDQPSDATTRTYVTATENTPSSMPNSSTRPLSTPQWITPGGYRPMMVNDLSEFTMDMQTADEDHFGDNGHGQGIPPQESRREDTLSGDFAKLEDALRELIIKKSRGGETEHLMRGPIDTSTPVNPKAQTHHRVHRVPINLEGDPTGHMPLEVGDQGVHSVPIMIEGDPGVHGLPMEEGDQGVHRVPINVQGDYGANRSHAGIGDHGVHTVPIMVEGDHGVHRLEVDGSGQGVHRVPIIVEGEPRATTPTPIPPSYDQVLRNYRTYSRSASPTRIMESDV from the exons ATGGCTGATAACGTAAAAACGGATCAATGGCGGTGGAAGAATAGCAGTGAACATGATCACTCTCGGCGTGACGAAATTCGTCATCATGGCGAAAACCAAGACAACTCCGTCGTTCTTCGCAAGAAGAATCGTGATCAACGACGTCGACaagagaagatgaagaaaagatGGAGCGTTCGACCGGATGTCAACCTCACATTGGTCCCTCAAGGAATGCAATGTAAGATCATCACCGCTGTCGTCTTCATATTCTTTGGTTTATTCTTGACAGCAGCAGGGGTCGTGATCGTGATCATCTTGAAGAATATATCCCATGTTGTCTGGAGTTTAGGCATTGGAATGCTTGTCTTAGGGGTAGTAATACTTGTGGTTGGACTGTTTTATATGTTGTTCAAGTGTTGCTTTAGGACTTCAACCAGGTACAAGCAATACAAGGCGCAGTTCAAATCCGATGGAAAGTACCAGATGAGCGACGTGTCCGAACAATCACCTGAGATTAAAAGATCTCCTGTTAAGTCTAGTATGCAATATACGCATCAAGGAACTTCTTCCAACCATCAAAGTCATATGGGTGATCAACCATCGGATGCAACAACCAGGACTTATGTAACTGCTACTGAAAACACTCCTTCTTCCATGCCGAATTCATCGACACGACCTCTGTCAACACCACAATGGATTACACCAGGGGGTTATCGTCCGATGATGGTCAACGATCTCTCTGAATTCACAATGGATATGCAGACGGCAGACGAAGACCACTTCGGTGATAACGGTCATGGCCAGGGCATACCACCCCAAGAGTCCCGTCGGGAGGATACCCTCAGCGGGGACTTTGCCAAACTAGAAGATGCTTTGCGTGAACTGATTATTAA AAAATCAAGGGGTGGCGAGACGGAGCATCTAATGAGAGGACCCATAGATACGTCGACACCTGTTAACCCAAAGGCACAGACACACCACAGAGTCCATAGAGTACCAATCAACCTAGAAGGAGACCCTACAGGACACATGCCCCTAGAGGTGGGGGACCAGGGGGTACATAGCGTACCCATTATGATTGAAGGTGATCCTGGCGTACACGGTTTACCCATGGAGGAAGGAGACCAGGGGGTACATCGGGTACCTATCAACGTTCAAGGAGACTATGGAGCAAATAGGTCACATGCAGGGATAGGGGACCATGGAGTACACACTGTACCCATCATGGTTGAAGGGGACCACGGGGTGCACAGATTAGAGGTAGACGGATCTGGCCAGGGGGTACATAGGGTGCCTATTATCGTTGAAGGGGAACCTCGTGCTACCACGCCCACCCCTATCCCACCTTCTTACGATC